The Acidimicrobiales bacterium nucleotide sequence ATCTGCCACAGCCTGCGCTGTGCCGTGGCCCTCGCCGACCTGCTGGGCCACGAACGACCCGACTGGGAGCTGAGCGCCGCCCGCCTCGCCGCGGTCATCCGGCGCCACTGCGCAGGCGACGCTCCTGACGCCTTCGCCCCCAAGGCCCGCTGGGCGATGGACTGGTACTACCCGGTGCTGGCCGGGGTGTTGTCGCCCGCCGACGGTCGCTCCCGGCTCGACGCCCGCCGCTCGACCTTCGTGATGGAGGGCCAGGGGGTGCGCTGCGTCAGCGACCGGCCGTGGATCACCGCCGCCGAGACCTGCGAGTGCCTCATGGCCGAGCTGTCCCTCGGCAACGCCGAGCAGGCCCTCCAGCTCTTCTCGTGGGCCCAGGCGCTCCGTGACGACGACGGGCACTACTTCACCGGCATCGTCCAGCCCGACGCAGTGCACTTCCCGGCCGACGAGCGCTCGACCTACACCGACGCCTCGGTGGTGCTCGCCGCCGACGCGTTGAGCCGCACCAGCCCGGCGTGGGCCCTGTTCGTCGACCACGACGCCCTGCCGCCGCTGGTCGAGGTCGACGAGAGCGAGTCCCTGGCCGATCCCACGGACTGAGCGGTCCGCCGACGTGGGGACGCCGGTCGACGTCGCCGTCGTGACCGCCCTCGTCGACCTGGCGGCGATCGACGCCGCACCCCGCCGTACGACCGAGCAGTACCTCGCACTGGCGGTCCCGGTGCTCGGCACCCGGCACCACCTCGTGGCCCACGTCGGCCCCGAGCTCGTCGAGGCGGTGACCCGACGGCGGGCCGAGCTGGCCCCGGGCGCCCCGACCACGGTCGTGGCCTGTCCCTGGGACGAGCTCCCGGCGGCCGGGCTGGCCGACGCGGCCACCGAGGCGTTCGCCGCCGGGCGCCGGGCCCCGACGGCGTCGAACCCGGCCAAGGACACGCCGGCCTACCTGGCCGTCGGCTGGTCGAAGCCGGGGTTGCTCGACCGGTCGGCGGCCGGGCCCGCCGCCGACGCCGACCTGCTCTGGTGGGTCGACATCGGCATCGGCCACGTCGCCCGGCCCCACCCGTCGCGCCCGTTCGACGACCTGTTGGCCGACGCCACCACCGGCATCCGGGCCGACGTGCTGTGGGAGACCACCGCCGAGGAGGTCGCCGATCCCGTCGCCTACTACCGCGACAACCCCTTCTCGCGCGTGGCGGGCGGGCTGCTCGGCGTGCCCCGGGTCGATCTCGCCGACCTGGTGGGCTGGGTCGACGCCGAGCTGGGCCGGTGCGTCGGGTCGGGATGGCCCACCGTCGAAGAGGCGGGGCTCGGCGCAGTGGTGGCCGGTCACCGCGACCGCTTCGCCCTGTCGTACGGCCCGTGGGAGGCGCTGGTCGCCAACCTCGACGGGCTGCACGACGCCGTGTGGCATCGGCTGCGGCTGCTGGCCGACTGCCGGGGTCGCGAGCTGCACGACCGCGCCGTCGGCCATGCGTTGGCGGTCGACGAGGCGTGGCGGGCCGGCACGGTGGCCCTCGACGACGAACAGGTCGTGGCGCTCCACGACGACCTGCTGGTGTCGGGGTGGTGGGCGGGCCGGGCCGACCTGGCCGCCCACGCCGCCCGGGTGCTCCGGTCGCTCGAGCCGGACGCCCTCACCGAAGGGGCCCGCGCCCGACTGACCTCCGACCGGATGAGCGCCAACCTGGCGCTCGTCCCCGACGAGGCCGACCCGATGTCGTCAGGCGGTGCGGCGCAGGACCCGTAGCGAGCCGGTGGCCGAGACGTCGGTGAACTGCTGTGAGTCGAGGGCCCGGCAGTAGATCTCGAACGGCGGGCGGCCGCCGTCGGCCGGGTCGGGGAACACGTCGTGGATGGCCAGCAGGCCACCCGGCTCCACCCACGGTGTCCACAGCTCGTAGTCGCGGTGGGCCGGCTCGGTGCCGTGGCCCCCGTCGATGAACAGCAGCGACAGCGGTGTGCGCCAGTGGCGCCCGACGGTCGGCGAGTCGCCCACGAGCGCCACCACCACCGGTTCGAGGCCGGCGTCGTGCACGGTGCGTCGAAAGCGGGGGAGGGTGTCGATGCGGCCCACCTCGGGGTCGACGAGGTCCGGTTCGTGCCACTCCCACCCCGGCTGGTTCTCCTCCGAGCCGCGGTGGTGGTCGAGCGCGAAGACGACCACGTCGCGTGCCCGGGCGGCCGATCCGAGGTAGATCGACGACTTGCCGCAGTAGCTGCCGATCTCGAGGATCGGCGACCCGCCCCGGGGGACCGTGATGGCGGCGTCGTGCAGCGCGAGGCCTTCGTCGGGAGGCATGAAGCCGCGGGCCTGCTCGGCGGCGTCGCGGTGCCGGGGGTCCACCGGGCTCAGTCCTCGTCGGGGGTGTCGTCCTCGTAGATCTCCACGTGGAAGAGCTTGTCGAGGAGGAAGAAGCGCAGCACCCACAGCACGCCGAACGTCGCGAGCTGGGCGGCGAGGATGGCCACCCGGTTGCTGGTGTGGTCGTCGACGTAGGCGATGACCGCGGTCGACATGACGAGCCCCGAGAAC carries:
- a CDS encoding class I SAM-dependent methyltransferase, giving the protein MDPRHRDAAEQARGFMPPDEGLALHDAAITVPRGGSPILEIGSYCGKSSIYLGSAARARDVVVFALDHHRGSEENQPGWEWHEPDLVDPEVGRIDTLPRFRRTVHDAGLEPVVVALVGDSPTVGRHWRTPLSLLFIDGGHGTEPAHRDYELWTPWVEPGGLLAIHDVFPDPADGGRPPFEIYCRALDSQQFTDVSATGSLRVLRRTA